One Purpureocillium takamizusanense chromosome 1, complete sequence genomic window carries:
- the hrp3 gene encoding DNA helicase (EggNog:ENOG503NXXN~COG:B~BUSCO:EOG092607ZS): protein MMSSPIEGAAVNGHLSPAGHKVSQSLADNDRSDGELHDAQDTPADRSPSSLVENHIGDAPSHFQDDRRMSDSEESSAGNASDDGDFHMQDGVLSDHDDDVDRNRASSADSSRPSKRKTPLEVDDYIQANPELYGLRRSTRARETRKLAESSDSESDVTPSNRRQVKRRRVNQSLSSSKRGTPALQPSTNESDSDSDVYGGARAKSQQKKARLQRESQPALALAEKRWSNRRAAQQVQQGAYEESDFEDEEELEVGDEFYVADYVDSSPYVEKVVRHRLRDGLELQFDSSRHDFEYFIKWQGKSHLHDTWETIEDLRNVRGFRKVENYFRKLVELELDMRFGDDIPPESKEQFFLDRERDEEAFEDYTKVERIVAVRDGDEDTEYYVKWKGLTYEECTWELASEISAEFQDKIDQFLDRSSRSWQSDRRETNIDTRSRMTKLEKQPDYIKGGELRQFQLKGLNFLCLNWTRANNVILADEMGLGKTVQTVSFLSWLRNARGQEGPSLVVAPLSVIPAWCDTFNTWAPDLNYVVYLGPEDARNIIRDNELIVGGNPKKPKFNVLVTSYEFILQDWQFLQSIKWQTLAVDEAHRLKNRDSQLYSRLFSFGVPCKILITGTPIQNNLSELSALLDFLNPGKVVIDEDLESLSANDAQEKLQDLHASIAPYILRRTKETVESDLPPKTEKIIRVELSDVQLDYYKNILTRNYSALCDATGGHKNSLLNVMMELKKISNHPYMFPGAEERVLAGSVRREDQIKGLIASSGKMMLLDQLLTKLKKDGHRVLIFSQMVKMLDILGDYLSLRGYKFQRLDGTIAAGPRRMAINHFNAEDSDDFCFLLSTRAGGLGINLMTADTVIIFDSDWNPQADLQAMARAHRIGQKRPVNIYRLVSKETVEEEVLERARNKLLLEYLTIQAGVTDDGMANLKEKMHEKGLKTDGPSSSEDIQMVLKMRSSKMFEQSGNQERLEQLDIDSILENAEVTKTKVDDKINLSSGGIDWDNFMQVTDVKVDDINLDWDQIIPAEKLAEIKANEEKRKNEEYVAKLAAENAPRRATMKSRNKENDRADRLKKRQREQQQEEEEQRALMADPKRPLNDKEQRNLIKAYFRFGSIDDRGDDIIQEAKLGERDPEFVKSVLEDFIKAAKEAMEDNNVKLAEEEKKTGKTLTKKDRKAVLIDFGMLKKVNAETAIERPQQLHILRQAIRSQQDWRSFRLPDATKGANYSCPWGAKEDAMLLVGIDKHGFGAWVQIRDDPELEMSDKLFLEEHRVGKKEERTKANDKLKAPGAVHLVRRSEYLLSVLQSKHSGDRVTHKSAESYPRTSKKHQLANGHRGSGTASPAPHAAKKSREREREQSQRDADHARPRSHADDRGSARLDFKRKHASNDDGRSPKHRRADDGRRLSSHGEDRDRHEKRRQREDDERHRERQRHRDEPHQRRDDRRRDDHRRDDHRRDDHRRDDHRRDDHRRDDHRRDDYRRDDHRRDDRLQNHRERDREARPQDERRASALRRLDELRRIGDDKDQRDKDNDAMIWFLLKPVRANFEKILSTTKENVKSSKERASIFGSELVAIGGFLDEQFSHSAANEALKNNFWFVPNRGSVNDMH, encoded by the exons ATGATGTCCTCCCCTATTGAGGGGGCAGCTGTTAATGGACACTTGTCGCCCGCAGGTCACAAGGTATCACAATCACTAGCAGATAACGATAGAAGCGATGGCGAACTCCACGATGCCCAAGACACACCGGCCGACCGCTCCCCTTCATCATTAGTCGAGAACCACATCGGAGATGCTCCAAGTCACTTTCAAGACGACCGTCGCATGTCAGACAGTGAAGAGTCCAGCGCGGGCAATGCGTCAGATGATGGTGACTTCCATATGCAAGATGGCGTCCTGTCTGACCATGATGACGACGTGGACCGGAACCGTGCCAGCTCTGCCGACTCATCTCGGCCATCGAAACGCAAGACCCCATTAGAGGTGGATGACTATATTCAAGCCAACCCCGAACTTTATGGTCTTCGGCGAAGC ACTCGAGCGAGAGAAACTCGCAAGCTC GCTGAATCGAGCGATTCCGAATCCGATGTAACACCGTCGAATCGTCGTCAAgtgaagcgccgccgcgtaaACCAATCGCTGTCTT CCTCCAAACGGGGCACACCTGCTCTACAGCCCTCAACGAACGAATCAGACTCAGACTCAGATGTGTATGGCGGTGCACGAGCAAAGAGTcagcagaagaaggcgagACTGCAACGCGAGTCGCAGCCAGCCCTGGCATTAGCGGAAAAGAGATGGTCgaaccgccgcgccgcacaACAGGTGCAACAGGGTGCATATGAAGAAAGCGAtttcgaggacgaggaggagctcgaggttggcgacgagTTTTATGTGGCCGACTACGTCGACTCGTCACCATACGTCGAGAAAGTCGTCCGTCACCGGCTCCGAGATGGCCTAGAGTTGCAGTTTGACTCGAGCCGGCATGATTTCGAGTATTTCATCAAGTGGCAGGGCAAGTCTCACCTACACGACACGTGGGAAACGATTGAAGACCTTCGCAACGTTCGCGGGTTTCGGAAGGTAGAAAATTACTTCCGCAAGCTAGTTGAACTGGAGTTGGACATGCGCTTTGGCGACGACATCCCGCCGGAGAGCAAAGAACAGTTCTTTCTTGACCGCGAACGAGATGAGGAAGCGTTCGAAGACTACACCAAGGTCGAAAGAATAGTCGCCGttcgagacggcgacgaagacaCCGAGTACTACGTGAAGTGGAAAGGCTTAACATATGAAGAATGCACGTGGGAGCTCGCGTCCGAGATAAGCGCCGAGTTCCAGGACAAGATTGACCAGTTCTTGGATCGCTCTTCCCGATCCTGGCAGTCTGACCGACGGGAAACCAACATCGACACTCGATCGCGGATGACGAAGCTAGAGAAGCAGCCCGACTACATCAAAGGTGGAGAACTTCGGCAATTTCAGTTGAAAGGGCTGAACTTCTTGTGCCTTAACTGGACTCGCGCAAATAACGTTATTCTCGCCGATGAAATGGGTCTGGGGAAAACCGTTCAAACAGTCTCCTTTCTCAGTTGGCTGCGGAATGCTCGGGGGCAGGAAGGGCCCTCGCTTGTCGTCGCGCCCCTGAGTGTCATTCCAGCTTGGTGTGATACATTTAACACTTGGGCACCCGACCTGAACTACGTCGTCTATCTCGGCCCCGAAGACGCACGAAACATCATCAGAGACAATGAGCTCATCGTTGGTGGCAACCCAAAGAAGCCCAAGTTCAATGTCCTGGTGACGTCGTACGAGTTCATTCTGCAGGATTGGCAGTTTTTACAGTCCATCAAATGGCagacgctcgccgtcgacgaggctcaTCGGCTCAAGAATCGCGATTCCCAGCTGTACAGCCGACTCTTCAGTTTTGGTGTTCCTTGCAAGATTCTCATCACCGGCACCCCTATTCAAAATAACCTGTCAGAACTttcggcgctgctcgactTTCTCAACCCCGGAAAAGTCGTTATCGACGAAGATCTGGAGTCTTTGTCTGCTAATGACGCGCAAGAGAAGCTGCAAGACCTCCATGCCTCTATCGCACCGTATATTCTCCGCAGAACCAAAGAGACGGTGGAGTCGGACTTGCCTCCGAAGACAGAGAAAATCATTCGCGTGGAGTTGTCCGATGTTCAACTGGACTACTACAAGAATATCCTGACTAGGAACTATTCTGCACTTTGCGATGCCACCGGCGGCCACAAGAACTCGCTCCTCAACGTCATGATGGAGTTAAAGAAGATCAGCAACCACCCCTACATGTTCCCTGGCGCAGAGGAACGTGTATTGGCTGGCAGTGTCCGCCGTGAGGACCAAATCAAGGGCTTGAttgccagcagcggcaagatgATGCTGCTCGACCAACTCCTTACGAAACTCAAGAAAGATGGCCACAGAGTGCTCATTTTTAGCCAAATGGTCAAGATGCTGGATATTCTTGGAGACTACCTGTCATTGAGAGGCTACAAATTCCAGCGGCTAGACGGGACAATCGCTGCTGGTCCTCGGCGCATGGCCATCAACCACTTCAACGCCGAAGACAGCGACGATTTTTGTTTCCTGCTGTCGACTAGGGCCGGTGGGCTCGGCATCAATTTGATGACCGCTGATACGGTTATCATCTTCGATTCTGACTGGAACCCTCAGGCAGACTTGCAGGCAATGGCTAGAGCTCATCGCATCGGCCAGAAGAGGCCTGTCAACATCTATCGACTTGTGTCCAAAGAGACCGTTGAGGAAGAAGTCCTTGAACGAGCTCGTAATAAGCTTCTGTTGGAATACTTGACCATACAGGCTGGTGTGACTGATGATGGCATGGCCAATCTCAAGGAAAAGATGCACGAAAAGGGCCTAAAGACCGACGGTCCGTCCTCATCCGAGGACATTCAGATGGTCCTGAAGATGCGCTCCTCCAAGATGTTTGAGCAGAGTGGCAACCAGGAACGacttgagcagctcgacatCGACTCAATCCTCGAAAATGCTGAAGTCACCAAGACGAAGGTAGACGACAAGATCAACCTCAGCAGCGGCGGTATCGATTGGGACAACTTCATGCAGGTCACCGATGTCAAGGTAGACGATATCAACCTCGACTGGGACCAGATCATCCcggccgagaagctggcTGAGATCAAAGCCAATGAGGAGAAGCGGAAGAATGAAGAGTATGTCGCCAAATTGGCCGCTGAAAACGCACCTCGCAGAGCTACGATGAAGAGCCGCAATAAGGAAAACGACAGAGCAGACCGCCTGAAGAAACGGCAGCGAGAGCAGCAacaagaggaagaagagcagcgAGCCCTGATGGCCGACCCTAAACGCCCACTGAACGACAAGGAGCAGCGAAACCTCATCAAGGCTTACTTCCGTTTCGGTTCCATAGACGATCGaggcgacgacatcatccaggaggccaagctcggcgagAGGGACCCAGAGTTCGTGAAATCCGTTCTGGAGGACTTCATCAAGGCAGCAAAGGAAGCCATGGAGGATAATAACGTCAAGCTGGCTgaggaagagaagaaaaCGGGCAAGACCTTGACTAAGAAAGACAGAAAGGCCGTTCTGATCGATTTTGGCATGCTGAAGAAAGTCAATGCTGAAACTGCCATCGAGCGACCCCAGCAGCTGCACATTCTAAGGCAGGCTATCCGAAGCCAGCAAGACTGGAGGTCTTTCCGTCTGCCAGATGCCACGAAGGGTGCCAACTATAGCTGCCCTTGGGGGGCCAAGGAAGACGCCATGCTCCTCGTTGGCATAGATAAGCACGGTTTTGGTGCCTGGGTCCAGATCCGAGATGACCCAGAACTGGAGATGTCTGACAAGCTATTCCTCGAAGAGCATAGAGTTGGAAAGAAGGAGGAGCGAACAAAAGCGAACGACAAACTTAAAGCACCGGGCGCAGTCCATCTGGTCCGACGCTCCGAGTACCTCCTCTCTGTTCTGCAGTCGAAGCATTCAGGGGACCGCGTGACTCACAAATCCGCGGAGAGCTATCCCCGCACCAGCAAGAAACACCAGTTGGCGAATGGTCATCGTGGGAGCGGCACCGCATCACCCGCGCCCCACGCCGCCAAGAAGTCACGCGAGCGTGAAAGAGAGCAAAGCCAACGCGATGCAGACCACGCCCGGCCCCGCAGTCATGCGGATGACCGCGGTTCTGCTCGGTTGGACTTCAAGCGTAAACACGCTTCGAACGATGATGGCCGCAGCCCAAAACATCGTcgtgctgatgatggccggcGCTTGAGCTCACACGGCGAAGACCGTGATCGTCACGAAAAACGGAGGCAGCGCGAAGACGATGAACGTCATCGCGAGAGACAACGACACCGGGATGAACCTCATCAACGCCGTGACGATCGACGGCGAGATGACCACCGCCGGGATGACCATCGCCGGGATGACCATCGCCGAGATGACCATCGCCGGGACGACCATCGCCGAGACGACCACCGCCGAGACGACTACCGCCGAGATGACCATCGCCGAGATGACCGCCTCCAAAACCACCGCGAAAGGGACCGTGAAGCGAGACCACAAGATGAGCGTAGAGCCAGCGCTCTTCGGCGTCTCGACGAATTGCGCCGCATCGGTGACGACAAGGACCAGCGTGACAAGGACAACGACGCCATGATCTGGTTTTTACTGAAGCCGGTTCGTGCAAACTTCGAAAAGATTCTTTCGACAACCAAGGAGAATGTGAAGTCAAGCAAAGAACGGGCAAGCATTTTTGGCTCGGAGTTGGTTGCCATTGGCGGCTTTCTTGATGAGCAGTTTTCGCACTCCGCCGCGAACGAGGCCCTCAAGAACAATTTCTGGTTCGTTCCAAACCGTGGAAGTGTCAATGACATGCACTAA